From Arachis stenosperma cultivar V10309 chromosome 2, arast.V10309.gnm1.PFL2, whole genome shotgun sequence, one genomic window encodes:
- the LOC130960496 gene encoding thioredoxin M-type, chloroplastic-like, whose translation LSDSIASNSSSFSCTSSLTARIQSLSSSPAEATGPGTGRCRSLSHHCLALSRAPLWRSSSPAAEAAGPRLVVIVAVNFLLTVSFLPAVSFLPAVSFLRLTRSCFSIWCGPCQFMVPILDEVSTHLKDKIQVVKIDSEKYTAIKLTGLRFEAVPTFIIFKDREPFDRFKPRL comes from the exons TTGAGTGACTCTATAGCTTCCAATTCCTCCTCTTTTTCCTGCACATCCAGTTTGACTGCTCGCATTCAGTCGCTCTCGTCATCGCCGGCGGAAGCAACAGGTCCCGGGACTGGTCGTTGTCGCTCTCTGTCTCATCATTGTCTTGCACTCAGTCGCGCGCCTTTGTGGCGCTCGTCGTCGCCGGCGGCAGAAGCAGCAGGTCCCAGGCTGGTCGTCATTGTCGCCGTCAACTTCCTCCTCACCGTCAGCTTCCTCCCCGCCGTCAGCTTCCTCCCCGCCGTCAGCTTCCTTCGCTTAACCAGAAGCTGCTTCTCGATTTG GTGCGGTCCATGTCAATTCATGGTTCCCATTCTTGATGAAGTGAGCACTCACCTTAAGGACAAGATACAGGTAGTCAAGATTGATTCTGAGAAGTACACTGCGATCAAACTTACAGGATTGAGGTTTGAGGCCGTGCCAACCTTCATCATCTTCAAGGATAGAGAGCCCTTCGATCGATTT AAACCAAGGCTATAA